GATAATCGGGAGTTTTCCTTTCGTTCGCTGCCGGATATAGTTGATGGTTTCGAGCGCTTTCCAAGTGAGCGGTTTACCGCTTAGACCTCCCCATCCCAGGCGTTCCACCTGTTCTTTATCCATAGTAAGTCCGGAACGTTGTGTGGTGGTGTTAACGGCAACGATACCATCAACATTCATCTTTTCCACGAGATCCAATACTTCGTCTAAATGAACAAAACTCAGGTCCGGTGATATTTTTAACAGGACAGGTTTACGTTGTTCCTGTTTATCACGTTCTTCCATAATCACAGACAATATTCCCGTTAATGACTCCGTACTTTGAAGCGCACTCAGGTTGACCACATTCGGACAACTGACATTAATGGTAAAATAGTCAACATATGGATATAATTGCCGGAAACAATACAAATAATCAGCCGGGGCTTCCTCATTTGGGGTATTGGTATTCTTACCGATATTTCCACCGATAATGATATCCGGCCGTGAAGATTTCAATCGTTCGACGGCAGCATCTACTCCTTTATTATTGAATCCCATCCGGTTGATCAGTGCTCCGTCCTGGACAATCCTGAACAGGCGCGGCTTAGGATTTCCGGGTTGCCCCTTAGGAGTTACCGTACCGATTTCGATAAAAGAAAATCCTAAGGTAGAGAAGGATTTATACAGTTTTGCATCTTTATCAAATCCGGCAGCCAGGCCAACAGGATTAGAAAATTTAAGTCCGCAGAATTCGCGTTCCAGGGAAGGATGCTTGTAGTTGAACATGCTCCGGATGATGGCCCGTACCGGAGGTATGGAATAGGCAAAACGCATCAGTCCTGAGACAAACGTGTGCATAGATTCAGGTGAAAATGCGAAAAACAGGGGCCGAAATATACGATACATGGTTCGCTAAAATTTCCAGATAATCAGGACAAAAGTAATCACAAAATAGGACAATCCGGGATCATGCCCCCAGCAATTGTTTCACTTTTACGGAAATGGCTTTTCCATCTGCCTTTCCCGACAATTCTTTGGTCGCGATCCCCATCACTTTTCCCATATGGGAAGGTTCTGTTGCACCTACCCGTTGGATGATTGATTTCAACGATTTTTCCAATTCTTCATCACTCATTTGCTCCGGAAGATATTGTTCGATAACAGACGCTTCGAGCAATTCTTTTTCTGCCAGGTCGGGGCGGGATTGCTGCTGGTATATTTCAGCAGTTTCCTTACGTTGTTTTACTAGTTTTTGTATGATCTTTAATTCCGCATCGGAAGAAAGTTCCCCGTTGGCTCCGGACTCGGTGCGTGCCAGAAGAAAAGCTGTTTTGACAGCCCTGAGCGCCTCCAGTTTATCTTTTTCCTTAGCAAGCATTGCTTTTTTGATGTCTTCACTTACAGTATCAAACAGACTCATATACGCGTGTTTAAATGGTTTAATTCAACATTGGTTCATTTAGTGACCAACAAGATTATTATCTTTGACACTAAATTCATGCCAAAGTTAATCATGAAATATC
Above is a window of Bacteroidales bacterium DNA encoding:
- a CDS encoding quinone-dependent dihydroorotate dehydrogenase, which gives rise to MYRIFRPLFFAFSPESMHTFVSGLMRFAYSIPPVRAIIRSMFNYKHPSLEREFCGLKFSNPVGLAAGFDKDAKLYKSFSTLGFSFIEIGTVTPKGQPGNPKPRLFRIVQDGALINRMGFNNKGVDAAVERLKSSRPDIIIGGNIGKNTNTPNEEAPADYLYCFRQLYPYVDYFTINVSCPNVVNLSALQSTESLTGILSVIMEERDKQEQRKPVLLKISPDLSFVHLDEVLDLVEKMNVDGIVAVNTTTQRSGLTMDKEQVERLGWGGLSGKPLTWKALETINYIRQRTKGKLPIIGVGGIMSEEDAINHIMAGATLLQIYSGFIYQGPALIKRINKAIVQMQQKKAQSNA
- a CDS encoding GatB/YqeY domain-containing protein gives rise to the protein MSLFDTVSEDIKKAMLAKEKDKLEALRAVKTAFLLARTESGANGELSSDAELKIIQKLVKQRKETAEIYQQQSRPDLAEKELLEASVIEQYLPEQMSDEELEKSLKSIIQRVGATEPSHMGKVMGIATKELSGKADGKAISVKVKQLLGA